One genomic window of Pempheris klunzingeri isolate RE-2024b chromosome 12, fPemKlu1.hap1, whole genome shotgun sequence includes the following:
- the hells gene encoding lymphoid-specific helicase isoform X2, producing the protein MSSVKEEARSVSPHCPKPDEPEGPLGTTVETGAADGVGKKPENMTSAVVITKEMEEEEKQLMEEGERKEKEMREKARESWDRDSHDMRFKRLQHLLQKSNIYSKFLLTKMEQQQSEEKLRKEKLEKKVQNTKRAEPEKDKKKRRRDEDYKIADVMSKEEIISQAKKAKVEEADAVPALKKLEAEDIEKLSDSNQDIKNRLSETVRDNAKHLLHPDRKVNGQPVPAQQPQYFTGGVMRWYQIEGIEWLRMLWENGINGILADEMGLGKTIQCIAHIAMMIEKKVMGPFLVVAPLSTLPNWISEFKRFTPEVSVLLYHGPQPERAKLLKQIRRPQGPLSMCPVVVTSFEISMIDRKLLQHCQWKYLIVDEGHRIKNLNCRLVRELKMLPTDNKLLLTGTPLQNNLAELWSLLNFLLPEVFDDLKSFESWFDIDTLGEAENVVAAEREQNILSMLHQILTPFLLRRLKADVTLEVPPKKEIIVYAPLTTKQEAFYTAVVNKTIAKMLGQEKTEAPVALTSSGRPKRRSRKVVDYAEKGGDTPYDLEKYLERVQKELELSAPPVLEVQSPLDAQISLKLQNILVLLKRCCNHPYLVEYPLDPVTQEFKIDEQLVQSSGKFLILDRLLPALKKRGHKVLIFSQMTSILDILMDYCYLRDFQYSRLDGSMSYADRDENMTKFSKDPEVFLFLLSTRAGGLGINLTAADTVIIFDSDWNPQADLQAQDRCHRIGQTKPVVVYRLVTANTIDQKILERASAKRKLEQMVIHKNKFKGGKAELNQSKSCMDLDELRELLKARGTEREVKASRGKVISDKDLEALLDRSDLIKTRGT; encoded by the exons ATGAGCAG TGTGAAGGAAGAAGCTCGCAGTGTGTCCCCTCACTGCCCCAAGCCTGACGAACCTGAGGGGCCCCTGGGCACCACCGTGGAGACCGGAGCTGCCGACG GTGTCGGCAAGAAACCTGAGAACATGACATCTGCAGTGGTCATCACCAAGgaaatggaggaagaagaaaagcagctgaTGGAGGAAGGGGAGcggaaagaaaaggagatgaGGGAAAAG GCCCGGGAATCATGGGACAGGGACTCTCATGACATGCGGTTCAAGAGGCTGCAGCATTTGCTCCAGAAGAGCAACATCTACTCCAAGTTCCTGCTGACTAaaatggagcagcagcagagcgag GAGAAACTCCGGAAGGAGAAGCTTGAAAAGAAG gTGCAGAACACAAAGCGTGCAGAACCTGAGAAAG ataaaaagaagaggaggagggacgaGGACTACAAAATCGCAGATGTCATGTCCAAAGAA GAAATAATTTCACAAGCtaagaaagccaaagtggaggAAGCG GACGCGGTGCCGGCGCTGAAGAAACTAGAAGCTGAGGACATCGAGAAGCTGAGCGACTCCAACCAAGACATCAAGAACCGCCTGTCGGAGACGGTGAGGGACAACGCCAAGCACCTCCTGCATCCTGACAGGAAGGTCAACGGCCAGCCGGTCCCTGCCCAGCAGCCGCAGTACTTCACCGGGGGTGTCATGAGATGGTACCAGATTGAAGGCATCGAGTGGCTGAGG ATGCTGTGGGAGAACGGCATCAACGGGATCCTGGCCGACGAGATGGGACTGGGAAAGACCATCCAGTGCATCGCTCACATCGCCATGATGATAGAAAAGAAAGTGATGGGTCCCTTCCTGGTGGTGGCCCCCCTCTCCACTCTGCCCAACTGGATCAGCGAGTTCAAGCGCTTCACACCAGAG gtgtctgtgctgctttacCACGGCCCCCAGCCAGAGAGGGCCAAGCTGCTGAAGCAGATCCGCAGGCCTCAGGGGCCCCTCAGCATGTGTCCTGTGGTTGTCACCTCCTTTGAGATCTCCATGATTGACAGGAAACTCCTCCAG CACTGCCAGTGGAAGTACCTGATAGTGGACGAAGGCCACAGGATCAAAAACCTCAACTGTAGGCTGGTGCGGGAGCTGAAAATGCTGCCCACCGacaacaagctgctgctgacggGAACACCTCTGCAGAACAACCTGGCTGAGCTCTGGTCCCTCCTCAACTTCCTCCTGCCGGAGGTCTTTGATGATCTCAAGAG CTTCGAGTCGTGGTTTGACATCGACACCCTTGGCGAGGCTGAGAACGTGGTGGCCGCTGAGCGCGAGCAGAACATCCTGAGCATGCTGCATCAG ATTCTGACTCCGTtcctgctgaggaggctgaaGGCAGACGTGACACTGGAGGTTCCTCCCAAGAAGGAGATCATCGTCTACGCTCCCCTGACAACCAAACAGGAGGCCTTTTACACCGCCGTGGTCAACAAAACTATTGCCAAGATGCTTGGCCAGGAAAAG ACGGAAGCTCCTGTAGCACTGACGTCGAGCGGCAGGCCGAAGCGCCGCAGTCGAAAGGTGGTAGACTACGCAGAAAAGGGTGGAGACACACCGTACGACCTGGAGAAATATCTGGAAAGGGTCCAAAAGGAGCTTGAGCTCAG CGCTCCCCCAGTGCTGGAGGTCCAGAGCCCGCTGGACGCTCAGATTAGCCTGAAGCTGCAGAACATCCTCGTCCTGCTAAAGAGATGCTGTAACCACCCCTACCTGGTGGAGTACCCCCTCGACCCTGTGACTCAGGAGTTTAAG ATCGATGAGCAGCTGGTACAGAGCTCCGGGAAGTTTCTCATTCTGGACAGACTGCTGCCGGCACTAAAGAAAAGGGGGCATAAG GTTCTGATTTTCAGTCAGATGACATCCATCTTGGACATTTTGATGGATTACTGCTACCTGCGGGACTTCCAGTACAGCCGACTAGATGGCAGCATGTCCTACGCCGACAGGGACGAAAAT ATGACCAAGTTTTCCAAAGATCCAGAGgtgttcctgttcctgctgaGCACCAGAGCAGGAGGACTGGGGATCAACCTGACAGCTGCCGACACCGTCATTATCTTCGACAGTGACTGG AACCCGCAGGCCGACCTGCAGGCTCAGGATCGCTGTCACCGCATCGGGCAAACCAAACCGGTGGTGGTGTACCGCCTGGTCACGGCCAACACCATCGACCAGAAGATCCTAGAGAGGGCGTCTGCCAAGAGGAAGCTGGAGCAGATGGTCATCCACAAGA ATAAGTTCAAAGGTGGGAAGGCAGAGTTGAACCAAAGTAAAAGCTGTATGGATTTGGATGAGCTGAGGGAGCTTCTCAAAGCCAGAGGCACTGAGAG GGAGGTGAAAGCATCCAGGGGGAAGGTGATCAGCGATAAAGACCTGGAGGCTTTGCTGGATCGCAGTGACTTA ATAAAGACCAGGGGAacatga
- the LOC139210558 gene encoding ras-related protein ORAB-1-like: protein MNPEYDYLFKLLLIGDSGVGKSCLLLRFADDTYTESYISTIGVDFKIRTIELDGKTIKLQIWDTAGQERFRTITSSYYRGAHGIIVVYDVTDQESFNNVKQWLQEIDRYASENVNKLLVGNKCDLTTKKVVDYTTAKEFADSLGIPFLETSAKNATNVEQAFMTMAAEIKKRMGPGATAGGGDKPNVKLTPGTTVKPSSGGCC from the exons ATGAATCCCGAATA TGACTATTTATTCAAGCTGCTCCTGATCGGTGACTCTGGTGTTGGAAAGTCTTGCCTTCTTCTCCGATTTGCA gatgacacatacacagaaagTTACATTAGCACTATTGGTGTGGACTTCAAAATACGAACCATAGAGCTCGATGGAAAGACCATTAAGCTTCAGATT tGGGATACGGCAGGTCAGGAGAGGTTTCGTACAATCACATCCAGCTACTACAGGGGTGCTCATGGTATCATTGTAGTGTACGATGTCACAGACCAG GAGTCCTTCAACAATGTCAAACAGTGGCTACAAGAGATCGACCGCTACGccagtgaaaatgtcaacaagCTCTTGGTTGGGAACAAGTGTGACTTGACGACAAAGAAGGTGGTGGATTACACAACAGCAAAG GAGTTTGCAGACTCTCTGGGTATCCCCTTTTTGGAAACCAGTGCCAAGAATGCCACCAATGTGGAGCAGGCCTTTATGACCATGGCTGCTGAAATCAAGAAGAGGATGGGCCCCGGGGCCACAGCCGGAGGGGGGGACAAGCCCAACGTGAAGCTGACCCCTGGCACTACTGTCAAGCCTTCATCAGGGggctgctgctga
- the hells gene encoding lymphoid-specific helicase isoform X1: protein MSSVKEEARSVSPHCPKPDEPEGPLGTTVETGAADGVGKKPENMTSAVVITKEMEEEEKQLMEEGERKEKEMREKARESWDRDSHDMRFKRLQHLLQKSNIYSKFLLTKMEQQQSEEKLRKEKLEKKVQNTKRAEPEKDKKKRRRDEDYKIADVMSKEEIISQAKKAKVEEADAVPALKKLEAEDIEKLSDSNQDIKNRLSETVRDNAKHLLHPDRKVNGQPVPAQQPQYFTGGVMRWYQIEGIEWLRMLWENGINGILADEMGLGKTIQCIAHIAMMIEKKVMGPFLVVAPLSTLPNWISEFKRFTPEVSVLLYHGPQPERAKLLKQIRRPQGPLSMCPVVVTSFEISMIDRKLLQHCQWKYLIVDEGHRIKNLNCRLVRELKMLPTDNKLLLTGTPLQNNLAELWSLLNFLLPEVFDDLKSFESWFDIDTLGEAENVVAAEREQNILSMLHQILTPFLLRRLKADVTLEVPPKKEIIVYAPLTTKQEAFYTAVVNKTIAKMLGQEKTEAPVALTSSGRPKRRSRKVVDYAEKGGDTPYDLEKYLERVQKELELSAPPVLEVQSPLDAQISLKLQNILVLLKRCCNHPYLVEYPLDPVTQEFKIDEQLVQSSGKFLILDRLLPALKKRGHKVLIFSQMTSILDILMDYCYLRDFQYSRLDGSMSYADRDENMTKFSKDPEVFLFLLSTRAGGLGINLTAADTVIIFDSDWNPQADLQAQDRCHRIGQTKPVVVYRLVTANTIDQKILERASAKRKLEQMVIHKNKFKGGKAELNQSKSCMDLDELRELLKARGTEREVKASRGKVISDKDLEALLDRSDLVDKDQGNMKKEKVGVFRVIDARESEITLT, encoded by the exons ATGAGCAG TGTGAAGGAAGAAGCTCGCAGTGTGTCCCCTCACTGCCCCAAGCCTGACGAACCTGAGGGGCCCCTGGGCACCACCGTGGAGACCGGAGCTGCCGACG GTGTCGGCAAGAAACCTGAGAACATGACATCTGCAGTGGTCATCACCAAGgaaatggaggaagaagaaaagcagctgaTGGAGGAAGGGGAGcggaaagaaaaggagatgaGGGAAAAG GCCCGGGAATCATGGGACAGGGACTCTCATGACATGCGGTTCAAGAGGCTGCAGCATTTGCTCCAGAAGAGCAACATCTACTCCAAGTTCCTGCTGACTAaaatggagcagcagcagagcgag GAGAAACTCCGGAAGGAGAAGCTTGAAAAGAAG gTGCAGAACACAAAGCGTGCAGAACCTGAGAAAG ataaaaagaagaggaggagggacgaGGACTACAAAATCGCAGATGTCATGTCCAAAGAA GAAATAATTTCACAAGCtaagaaagccaaagtggaggAAGCG GACGCGGTGCCGGCGCTGAAGAAACTAGAAGCTGAGGACATCGAGAAGCTGAGCGACTCCAACCAAGACATCAAGAACCGCCTGTCGGAGACGGTGAGGGACAACGCCAAGCACCTCCTGCATCCTGACAGGAAGGTCAACGGCCAGCCGGTCCCTGCCCAGCAGCCGCAGTACTTCACCGGGGGTGTCATGAGATGGTACCAGATTGAAGGCATCGAGTGGCTGAGG ATGCTGTGGGAGAACGGCATCAACGGGATCCTGGCCGACGAGATGGGACTGGGAAAGACCATCCAGTGCATCGCTCACATCGCCATGATGATAGAAAAGAAAGTGATGGGTCCCTTCCTGGTGGTGGCCCCCCTCTCCACTCTGCCCAACTGGATCAGCGAGTTCAAGCGCTTCACACCAGAG gtgtctgtgctgctttacCACGGCCCCCAGCCAGAGAGGGCCAAGCTGCTGAAGCAGATCCGCAGGCCTCAGGGGCCCCTCAGCATGTGTCCTGTGGTTGTCACCTCCTTTGAGATCTCCATGATTGACAGGAAACTCCTCCAG CACTGCCAGTGGAAGTACCTGATAGTGGACGAAGGCCACAGGATCAAAAACCTCAACTGTAGGCTGGTGCGGGAGCTGAAAATGCTGCCCACCGacaacaagctgctgctgacggGAACACCTCTGCAGAACAACCTGGCTGAGCTCTGGTCCCTCCTCAACTTCCTCCTGCCGGAGGTCTTTGATGATCTCAAGAG CTTCGAGTCGTGGTTTGACATCGACACCCTTGGCGAGGCTGAGAACGTGGTGGCCGCTGAGCGCGAGCAGAACATCCTGAGCATGCTGCATCAG ATTCTGACTCCGTtcctgctgaggaggctgaaGGCAGACGTGACACTGGAGGTTCCTCCCAAGAAGGAGATCATCGTCTACGCTCCCCTGACAACCAAACAGGAGGCCTTTTACACCGCCGTGGTCAACAAAACTATTGCCAAGATGCTTGGCCAGGAAAAG ACGGAAGCTCCTGTAGCACTGACGTCGAGCGGCAGGCCGAAGCGCCGCAGTCGAAAGGTGGTAGACTACGCAGAAAAGGGTGGAGACACACCGTACGACCTGGAGAAATATCTGGAAAGGGTCCAAAAGGAGCTTGAGCTCAG CGCTCCCCCAGTGCTGGAGGTCCAGAGCCCGCTGGACGCTCAGATTAGCCTGAAGCTGCAGAACATCCTCGTCCTGCTAAAGAGATGCTGTAACCACCCCTACCTGGTGGAGTACCCCCTCGACCCTGTGACTCAGGAGTTTAAG ATCGATGAGCAGCTGGTACAGAGCTCCGGGAAGTTTCTCATTCTGGACAGACTGCTGCCGGCACTAAAGAAAAGGGGGCATAAG GTTCTGATTTTCAGTCAGATGACATCCATCTTGGACATTTTGATGGATTACTGCTACCTGCGGGACTTCCAGTACAGCCGACTAGATGGCAGCATGTCCTACGCCGACAGGGACGAAAAT ATGACCAAGTTTTCCAAAGATCCAGAGgtgttcctgttcctgctgaGCACCAGAGCAGGAGGACTGGGGATCAACCTGACAGCTGCCGACACCGTCATTATCTTCGACAGTGACTGG AACCCGCAGGCCGACCTGCAGGCTCAGGATCGCTGTCACCGCATCGGGCAAACCAAACCGGTGGTGGTGTACCGCCTGGTCACGGCCAACACCATCGACCAGAAGATCCTAGAGAGGGCGTCTGCCAAGAGGAAGCTGGAGCAGATGGTCATCCACAAGA ATAAGTTCAAAGGTGGGAAGGCAGAGTTGAACCAAAGTAAAAGCTGTATGGATTTGGATGAGCTGAGGGAGCTTCTCAAAGCCAGAGGCACTGAGAG GGAGGTGAAAGCATCCAGGGGGAAGGTGATCAGCGATAAAGACCTGGAGGCTTTGCTGGATCGCAGTGACTTAGTGG ATAAAGACCAGGGGAacatgaagaaagagaaggTGGGAGTCTTCAGAGTGATCGATGCCAGAGAGTCGGAGATCACTTTGACCTGA